In Haloarchaeobius litoreus, the following are encoded in one genomic region:
- a CDS encoding DUF7282 domain-containing protein, translating to MRRPLALLLAFAMVSSLLATPVAAHGSHVRADPQVSDDGTIVVESMFSVNGGYLVVHQDQGDQPGRPVGVADIESGARSNFEIRIDQQYWDDHEGDRTYWIVLHRDQNPDDGGFDPMVDSAVTGLHGSYVAARIPVGKSTDGPARVLAAEYNGQRIDSPSVTLSRVQLNQPGYVVLQRVQSGAPAEVIGTRALDPGTYDNLSVDIDDSLFESMNVDGTQSIAATLHTSDGDGSFQADGDTVVAPDGEPVRTFFSFSKVANTSATTQPLINTPDGTQRQTPAETSGTSETATTETETGASTGPTPGFGVVATLVGALLAVLAVRRRRR from the coding sequence ATGCGCAGACCGCTAGCCCTCCTGCTCGCGTTCGCGATGGTGTCGTCGCTGCTGGCGACGCCCGTCGCGGCTCACGGGAGCCACGTCAGAGCGGACCCGCAGGTCTCCGACGACGGGACCATCGTGGTGGAGTCGATGTTCTCGGTGAACGGTGGCTACCTCGTCGTCCACCAGGACCAGGGTGACCAGCCCGGCCGGCCGGTCGGGGTCGCCGACATCGAGAGCGGTGCCCGGTCGAACTTCGAGATACGGATCGACCAGCAGTACTGGGACGACCACGAGGGCGACCGGACCTACTGGATCGTCCTGCACCGCGACCAGAACCCCGACGACGGCGGGTTCGACCCGATGGTCGACAGCGCCGTCACGGGCCTGCACGGGAGCTACGTCGCGGCCCGCATCCCCGTCGGCAAGAGCACCGACGGCCCGGCCCGCGTGCTGGCCGCAGAGTACAACGGCCAGCGCATCGACTCGCCCTCGGTCACGCTCTCGCGCGTCCAGCTGAACCAGCCCGGCTACGTGGTCCTCCAGCGGGTCCAGAGCGGTGCACCGGCGGAGGTGATCGGCACCCGCGCACTCGATCCGGGGACCTACGACAACCTGTCGGTCGATATCGACGACTCGCTGTTCGAGTCGATGAACGTCGACGGCACCCAGAGCATCGCGGCGACGCTCCACACCTCCGACGGCGACGGCTCCTTCCAGGCCGACGGCGACACGGTCGTCGCTCCCGACGGAGAACCCGTCCGCACGTTCTTCTCCTTCTCGAAGGTGGCGAATACGTCGGCGACCACGCAGCCGCTCATCAACACACCCGATGGGACCCAGCGGCAGACTCCCGCCGAGACGTCGGGCACGAGCGAGACGGCGACCACGGAGACCGAAACGGGGGCCTCGACCGGACCGACCCCTGGCTTCGGCGTGGTCGCGACGCTCGTGGGTGCGTTGCTCGCCGTGCTCGCGGTTCGCCGTCGCCGTCGCTGA
- a CDS encoding carbonic anhydrase — protein sequence MRDTIVELLAANAEHASEFADRFDDVQDAQHPEAVTVCCSDSRVLQDLVWGNEEPGRLFTCGNIGNRVVQESEAGPVVSGDVLYPLAHTGTEVAVVVGHTGCGAVTATYDELTGGIDEPAGIEHCVSLLADELEAGVEALPDDIDRADAVNHLVEYNVDRQVEFLKESDEVPDDVTVVGVVYDFQDVYTDRRGEVHVVNVDGERDVATLCQEHPETEDRIRRRWSY from the coding sequence ATGCGAGACACCATCGTCGAGCTGCTGGCCGCCAACGCCGAGCACGCCAGCGAGTTCGCGGACCGGTTCGACGACGTACAGGACGCACAGCATCCCGAGGCCGTGACGGTCTGCTGTTCGGACTCGCGTGTCCTTCAGGACCTCGTCTGGGGCAACGAAGAGCCCGGACGGCTGTTCACCTGCGGGAACATCGGCAACCGTGTCGTCCAGGAGAGCGAGGCCGGGCCGGTCGTCTCCGGCGACGTGCTCTACCCGCTGGCACACACCGGCACCGAGGTCGCCGTCGTCGTCGGCCACACCGGCTGTGGCGCGGTGACGGCGACGTACGACGAACTGACCGGCGGCATCGACGAGCCGGCCGGTATCGAGCACTGCGTCTCCCTGCTCGCGGACGAACTCGAAGCCGGCGTCGAGGCGCTCCCCGACGACATCGACCGGGCGGACGCGGTGAATCACCTCGTCGAGTACAACGTCGACCGACAGGTCGAGTTCCTCAAAGAGAGCGACGAGGTCCCCGACGACGTGACGGTCGTCGGCGTCGTTTACGACTTCCAGGACGTCTACACCGACCGTCGTGGCGAGGTCCACGTTGTCAACGTCGACGGCGAGCGCGACGTGGCGACGCTCTGCCAGGAGCACCCTGAAACCGAGGACCGCATCCGTCGGCGCTGGTCGTATTGA
- a CDS encoding YgaP family membrane protein, whose amino-acid sequence MEKNVGGYDRLARLVLGPVLIVVGAAGLADILTIVSGTAGLLFAGALFVVGTVLLVTGVTQRCVLNGLLGLNSYEEGPETASESDRVRSETSR is encoded by the coding sequence ATGGAGAAGAACGTCGGCGGCTACGACCGACTCGCCAGACTCGTCCTCGGACCGGTGCTGATCGTCGTCGGTGCGGCGGGATTGGCCGACATCCTGACGATCGTGAGCGGGACGGCCGGTCTCCTGTTCGCCGGAGCACTGTTCGTCGTCGGGACGGTGCTCCTCGTGACCGGGGTGACCCAGCGCTGCGTGCTGAACGGTCTCCTCGGCCTCAATTCGTACGAGGAGGGCCCCGAGACCGCGTCAGAATCCGACCGGGTCCGCTCGGAGACGAGTCGCTGA
- a CDS encoding CPBP family intramembrane glutamic endopeptidase: MEEIPRSTADSTSSPAGNPWLFFAVTYAITWGFWLAAIALGLRFDSAAGLGVLLAGLTGPGIAGIGFVYLVYDEPGRTDFWNRLTQVRRIGVRWALVILLVPVVVTIVAAVVALVSGDVGATLGAGVQEFAVNPLAILPSLFFATLPPLLEELGWRGYALDRLQLNWSALSASLILGVVWAVWHLPLFFVGGSFQAESVGFGTPGFWLFMVGVVALSVAFTWVYNHTARSILAIILFHGWVNFVSEAIEVGDVFYYGHWVLLAVLVTAIWGAKTLTSADEVPRPPHSRLD; encoded by the coding sequence ATGGAGGAGATCCCGCGTTCGACGGCCGACAGTACGTCCAGCCCTGCCGGAAATCCATGGCTGTTCTTCGCCGTGACGTACGCCATCACGTGGGGGTTCTGGCTGGCGGCGATCGCCCTCGGGCTCCGGTTCGATAGCGCGGCAGGGCTCGGCGTGCTGCTCGCGGGGCTCACGGGGCCGGGAATCGCCGGTATCGGGTTCGTCTACCTCGTCTACGACGAGCCCGGGCGAACTGACTTCTGGAATCGCCTCACGCAGGTTCGCCGAATCGGTGTCAGGTGGGCCCTCGTCATCCTGCTGGTGCCGGTGGTCGTGACGATCGTCGCGGCAGTCGTCGCGCTGGTGTCGGGTGACGTCGGTGCCACGCTGGGTGCGGGCGTGCAGGAGTTCGCCGTGAACCCGCTGGCGATCCTGCCATCGCTGTTCTTCGCGACGCTGCCGCCACTCCTCGAAGAGCTGGGGTGGCGAGGCTACGCCCTCGACCGGCTGCAACTGAACTGGTCGGCGCTGAGTGCCAGCCTGATCCTGGGTGTCGTCTGGGCGGTCTGGCACCTCCCACTGTTCTTCGTCGGGGGGTCGTTCCAGGCCGAGAGCGTGGGCTTCGGGACGCCGGGGTTCTGGCTGTTCATGGTCGGGGTCGTCGCCCTCTCGGTGGCGTTCACGTGGGTGTACAACCACACCGCACGGAGCATCCTCGCCATCATCTTGTTCCACGGCTGGGTCAACTTCGTCTCCGAGGCCATCGAGGTCGGGGACGTGTTCTACTACGGACACTGGGTGCTGCTCGCGGTCCTCGTGACGGCCATCTGGGGGGCGAAGACGCTGACGAGTGCCGACGAAGTGCCACGACCACCCCACTCTCGCCTCGACTGA
- a CDS encoding LysE family translocator translates to MLVQGIALGFSIAAPVGPIGVLCIQRTLSRGRLSGFVSGLGAASADAVYGAIAGFGITTISALLLDYRTGIRIGGGLLLLYLGVRSFRAEPVETAVSTSDVQGLASDCGSTFLLTITNPVTILAFVGIFTGLGVGVSGEYADAAVLVTGVFLGSALWWFVLSAGVSLFRDRFTPPVLRRVNQFAGVVIGGFGLVALWSVW, encoded by the coding sequence ATCCTGGTTCAGGGTATCGCCCTCGGATTCTCGATCGCGGCTCCCGTCGGTCCCATCGGCGTCCTGTGTATCCAGCGGACGCTCTCTAGGGGACGGCTATCGGGCTTCGTCAGCGGTCTCGGAGCGGCGTCTGCGGACGCCGTCTACGGGGCCATCGCGGGATTCGGCATCACGACTATCTCCGCACTCCTGCTCGACTACCGGACGGGCATTCGAATCGGCGGTGGACTCCTCCTGCTGTATCTCGGCGTCCGGTCGTTCCGGGCCGAACCAGTGGAGACAGCGGTCTCCACCTCGGACGTGCAGGGGCTCGCCAGCGACTGCGGGTCGACGTTCCTGCTGACCATCACCAACCCGGTGACAATCCTGGCCTTCGTCGGCATCTTCACCGGGCTCGGAGTCGGGGTATCGGGCGAGTACGCCGACGCCGCCGTGCTGGTCACTGGCGTCTTCCTCGGGTCGGCGCTCTGGTGGTTCGTCCTGAGCGCTGGTGTGAGCCTCTTTCGTGATCGGTTCACGCCGCCCGTCCTGCGCCGGGTGAACCAGTTCGCGGGTGTGGTGATTGGAGGCTTCGGACTGGTCGCACTCTGGAGTGTCTGGTGA
- a CDS encoding universal stress protein yields the protein MVQWRDRPTTVRVRTRNPGQEPPKRNRRGLDQLVVGSVAANLVRRSDRPVLVVPAAT from the coding sequence ATGGTCCAGTGGAGGGACAGACCGACGACGGTGAGGGTGCGCACTCGGAACCCGGGTCAGGAACCTCCGAAGCGTAATCGGCGGGGTCTCGATCAGCTCGTCGTCGGGAGTGTGGCAGCAAATCTGGTTCGCAGGAGCGATCGCCCGGTGCTCGTGGTTCCAGCTGCGACGTGA
- a CDS encoding universal stress protein — protein MISRVLVPMDDSKMAERALEYALEAHPDAEITVLHIVGEPSGMMGKAMGLALEANIEEAAEKHAAEIFERAREIAQSHGTDISTDVAWGSPAKVIVKQSDSFDTVVIGSHGGSVADRLFVGNVAQTVFRRSPVPVTVVR, from the coding sequence ATGATTTCACGTGTGCTCGTCCCGATGGACGACTCGAAGATGGCGGAGCGTGCGCTCGAATACGCGCTCGAGGCGCATCCCGATGCGGAGATCACGGTGCTCCACATCGTCGGCGAGCCATCAGGAATGATGGGCAAGGCGATGGGGCTCGCACTGGAAGCCAATATAGAGGAGGCCGCCGAGAAACACGCGGCAGAGATATTCGAGCGGGCGCGCGAGATCGCGCAGTCACACGGCACCGACATTTCGACGGACGTCGCGTGGGGGAGTCCAGCGAAAGTGATCGTCAAGCAGTCCGACTCGTTCGATACGGTCGTGATCGGCAGTCATGGGGGGTCGGTGGCCGACCGACTCTTCGTCGGCAACGTCGCACAGACGGTGTTTCGCCGGTCGCCCGTTCCAGTGACCGTCGTTCGGTAG
- a CDS encoding DUF7351 domain-containing protein: protein MEHTRFTPDLELNELSPDEAFATLGNEIRLDIIRVLWRAGAAHEYDDGSDAVETVSYSELQTEIDIDDNGKFNYHLSKLAPHFVRRTDDGYRLSSAGKQIARTVIAVSGPGSLEFSQELDESCPLCGAAVAVTYEDQWLRVRCTECYGLFGDQAPVGTLFLTSYPAAGLTTRDSAQALATGLYRCALDITYLMYGICRECAGQISSSVMVCDAHESEGQPCDTCGTPFPVWADMKCDTCGFAKRLPVEMFATGLVLATELTGNPELDIDSPTVDEAIQLLQNNVETDVSTEPLRVSLRIEVETAAFTLTVDDEMNIVEFDREPRTDTVVP from the coding sequence ATGGAACATACTCGGTTCACTCCCGATCTCGAACTTAACGAACTTTCCCCGGACGAGGCCTTCGCCACGTTGGGGAACGAAATTCGGCTAGACATCATCCGCGTGCTCTGGCGGGCAGGTGCCGCCCACGAATACGACGACGGCTCTGACGCCGTCGAGACGGTGTCGTACTCCGAGTTACAAACCGAGATTGATATCGACGATAACGGGAAGTTCAACTACCACCTCTCGAAACTCGCTCCCCATTTCGTCCGACGAACCGACGACGGATACCGGCTGAGCAGTGCGGGTAAACAGATCGCCAGAACGGTGATAGCCGTTTCCGGACCGGGAAGCCTCGAGTTCTCCCAGGAGCTCGATGAGAGCTGCCCGTTATGCGGGGCAGCCGTTGCGGTCACCTACGAGGATCAATGGCTCCGAGTCAGGTGTACCGAGTGCTACGGATTGTTCGGCGATCAGGCACCGGTCGGGACGCTCTTCCTCACGAGCTATCCAGCGGCAGGGCTGACGACTCGTGACTCTGCGCAAGCACTCGCAACCGGACTGTATCGGTGTGCTCTGGACATCACCTATCTGATGTACGGCATCTGCCGTGAGTGTGCAGGGCAGATCTCGTCGTCGGTGATGGTCTGTGACGCACACGAAAGTGAGGGTCAGCCCTGCGACACCTGTGGAACACCGTTCCCGGTTTGGGCAGACATGAAGTGTGATACCTGTGGGTTCGCCAAGCGGTTACCGGTCGAGATGTTCGCGACTGGTCTCGTCTTGGCGACCGAACTGACAGGCAATCCCGAGCTGGACATCGACTCACCGACGGTCGACGAGGCCATCCAACTGCTTCAGAACAACGTCGAGACCGACGTTTCGACGGAGCCTCTCCGCGTATCACTTCGTATCGAGGTCGAGACGGCGGCGTTTACTCTCACGGTGGACGACGAGATGAACATCGTCGAGTTCGATCGGGAGCCACGGACCGACACCGTTGTTCCGTAA
- a CDS encoding cupin domain-containing protein — protein sequence MNTADSATQERVLDWGGFPGRWEITRSTADTDGELLEMRFEIEDVPEEGPFVHTHPHAEERYEVLSGVLEVYVDGEWMEVTAGEEHIVPPGTPHTFRNKTAVEIINVHEPALQHEAFFRRFHQLVTERGVSLPPEGFNDILLLAMLTTDHEDDIYAVSPPHWAFKALTVLGGVLGYRLPD from the coding sequence ATGAATACGGCAGACAGCGCCACGCAGGAACGCGTCCTCGACTGGGGTGGGTTCCCCGGCCGCTGGGAGATCACGCGGTCGACGGCGGACACGGACGGCGAACTGCTGGAGATGCGATTCGAGATCGAGGACGTCCCCGAGGAAGGCCCGTTCGTCCACACCCATCCACACGCCGAGGAGCGCTACGAGGTGCTTTCAGGCGTGCTGGAAGTGTACGTGGACGGGGAATGGATGGAGGTGACGGCTGGTGAGGAACACATCGTTCCGCCAGGCACGCCCCATACGTTCCGGAACAAGACCGCCGTCGAGATCATAAACGTCCACGAGCCCGCCCTACAGCACGAGGCGTTCTTCCGGCGGTTCCATCAGCTCGTCACGGAGCGGGGTGTGTCGTTGCCTCCGGAGGGATTCAACGACATCCTGCTGTTAGCGATGCTGACGACGGACCACGAGGACGATATCTACGCGGTGAGCCCGCCGCATTGGGCCTTCAAGGCCCTGACCGTTCTCGGAGGTGTGTTGGGATACCGGCTGCCTGACTGA
- a CDS encoding cupredoxin domain-containing protein, translating to MENQDGSNSRPICRRRTVLRATGLGAAVPIFGDVATAKESASEPPNGRHEANTARPPIIHSHFGYSGTSDDEIPNRLEPDETVELHVDEDKIDDSNLPALTVEFGAFHFDPVGLHVEPGAIVEFVFDTPEHTATAYHPGQERQQRVPDGVPAFSSTVNEHHGFWLYRFEKEGVYDLFCAPHEWGGMGMRIVVGDDPGGVVRAPGRPPLPMTAALLGTGLDGDIGHPDLEPQNIIDNGPISGQDLGIDLEVTITAPSPT from the coding sequence ATGGAGAACCAAGACGGGTCGAACAGTCGACCGATCTGCCGACGCAGAACCGTCCTCAGAGCTACCGGACTCGGCGCAGCGGTCCCGATATTCGGAGACGTTGCTACGGCGAAAGAGAGTGCCTCCGAACCGCCAAACGGGCGGCATGAGGCTAATACTGCCCGTCCACCGATTATCCACTCCCACTTCGGCTATTCGGGGACGAGTGACGACGAGATTCCGAACCGGTTGGAGCCGGACGAGACCGTCGAACTCCACGTCGACGAGGACAAGATCGACGATTCGAATCTCCCGGCCCTGACGGTCGAGTTCGGTGCGTTCCACTTCGATCCCGTGGGGCTTCACGTGGAGCCAGGGGCGATCGTCGAATTCGTGTTCGACACGCCGGAGCACACGGCGACGGCGTACCATCCGGGCCAAGAACGTCAGCAACGCGTCCCCGACGGCGTTCCGGCGTTCTCTTCGACGGTCAACGAGCACCACGGGTTCTGGCTCTATCGCTTCGAGAAAGAAGGCGTATACGACCTGTTCTGTGCCCCGCACGAATGGGGTGGGATGGGCATGCGAATCGTCGTCGGGGACGACCCGGGTGGTGTCGTGCGGGCTCCTGGCCGTCCACCGCTTCCGATGACCGCCGCACTCCTCGGGACGGGACTAGACGGAGATATCGGCCATCCAGACCTGGAACCGCAGAACATCATCGACAACGGGCCAATCTCTGGGCAAGACCTGGGTATCGATCTCGAGGTGACGATAACTGCCCCAAGTCCGACCTGA
- a CDS encoding FAD-binding oxidoreductase has protein sequence MPEPQTEIDEETVQGFSAELRGEVLRQGDAGYDEARTIWNGMIDKRPALIAQCAGAADVITAVNFARENNHEIAVRGGGHNVAGTAVCDDGIVIDLSAMRAVWVDPRARTARVQGGALWSDVDHETRAHGLATTGGIVSHTGVAGLTLGGGIGWLMRKHGLTVDNLLSADMVTADGEFVRASDDEHSDLFWALRGGGGNFGIVTSFEFALHPVGPTVLAGPVFWPADDTANALRFYRDFVRDAPDELGTVVKFGTIPPLPVAPEELHWRPAVAINACYAGPVEEGESVLRPLREHGTPLLDLVSPEPYVAHQSGTDSTVLHGWHYYWKSTDLPELSDDLIDVFVNHAFSAESPRSYSVLFHLGGAVSRVDNDATAYTGRNAPHNININGVWRPDETEEFADSETAWVRRFLDALEPYREGVYVNFLDADDGTQRVREAYGEHTYRRLAEIKAEYDPDNVFHLNQNIEPTG, from the coding sequence ATGCCAGAACCACAAACCGAAATAGACGAAGAAACCGTCCAAGGATTCAGCGCAGAGCTGCGAGGCGAAGTCCTTCGCCAAGGGGACGCGGGCTACGACGAAGCGCGCACAATTTGGAACGGGATGATCGATAAACGGCCAGCCCTCATTGCCCAGTGTGCGGGCGCCGCGGACGTGATCACGGCAGTGAACTTCGCACGAGAGAACAACCATGAAATCGCTGTGCGCGGCGGCGGCCACAACGTAGCCGGCACCGCCGTCTGCGACGACGGCATCGTTATCGACCTCTCAGCGATGCGGGCCGTGTGGGTCGACCCACGCGCGCGGACCGCCCGGGTACAGGGCGGTGCCCTGTGGAGTGACGTCGACCACGAGACCCGGGCCCACGGACTTGCGACCACGGGCGGCATCGTCAGTCACACCGGCGTTGCCGGGCTCACCCTCGGCGGCGGAATCGGCTGGCTGATGCGCAAGCACGGCCTCACCGTCGACAACCTGCTCTCCGCCGATATGGTGACCGCCGACGGCGAGTTCGTCCGCGCCTCGGACGACGAGCACTCGGACCTGTTCTGGGCGTTGCGGGGAGGCGGTGGAAACTTCGGGATCGTGACCTCCTTCGAGTTTGCCCTCCACCCTGTCGGTCCCACTGTACTCGCCGGCCCCGTGTTCTGGCCAGCGGACGACACCGCCAACGCGCTGCGCTTCTACCGCGACTTCGTGCGGGATGCGCCCGACGAGCTGGGCACTGTCGTCAAGTTCGGGACGATCCCTCCTCTCCCAGTTGCCCCCGAGGAGCTTCACTGGCGACCCGCCGTGGCCATCAACGCCTGCTACGCGGGTCCGGTTGAGGAGGGTGAGAGCGTACTCCGACCGCTGCGCGAACACGGCACACCGCTTCTCGACTTGGTCTCTCCCGAGCCGTATGTGGCGCATCAGAGCGGGACCGACAGTACCGTTCTCCATGGATGGCACTACTACTGGAAGTCGACCGACTTGCCCGAACTGTCCGACGACCTGATCGACGTGTTCGTCAACCACGCCTTCTCGGCTGAATCACCCCGTTCGTACTCGGTCCTGTTCCATCTCGGCGGAGCGGTGAGCCGGGTCGATAATGATGCCACCGCCTACACCGGTCGGAACGCGCCTCACAACATCAACATCAATGGCGTGTGGCGTCCCGACGAGACGGAGGAGTTCGCCGATTCGGAGACCGCGTGGGTCCGGCGATTTTTGGACGCACTCGAACCGTATCGAGAGGGCGTCTACGTGAATTTCCTCGATGCCGATGATGGCACCCAACGGGTCCGTGAAGCCTACGGTGAGCACACCTACCGACGACTCGCCGAGATCAAGGCCGAATACGACCCCGACAACGTGTTTCACCTCAACCAGAACATCGAGCCCACAGGCTGA
- a CDS encoding helix-turn-helix transcriptional regulator: MTTPLEEIEFLARSPNRVTVLDELTQGPIGRYELEDSTGVTRATLGRILEDFMERGWLREEDRQYQTTQLGTYVSREMMNVLERFEAVPALNEVAQWFPDEGFGFDLRSLAGSRIIQSTKQNALAPTAHISKRIRGADRVRLITYSVLADVMDECWRGIVDGGLELEGVLDSGALESFGTDPQILEQAREMIETEHSEVYVYNGDIPSTVFIVDDVVLLCLSGGQGAPLAVIETDDEAVRSWAESTIDDLRDDGERLDPALFTA, encoded by the coding sequence ATGACCACGCCCCTCGAGGAGATCGAGTTTCTCGCGCGGTCGCCGAACAGGGTAACCGTTCTCGACGAACTGACCCAGGGGCCGATTGGACGGTACGAATTGGAGGACTCGACTGGCGTGACACGAGCCACCCTCGGTCGTATTCTCGAAGATTTCATGGAGCGAGGATGGCTCCGTGAGGAGGACCGACAGTACCAGACGACCCAGCTCGGCACGTACGTCTCGCGGGAAATGATGAACGTCTTGGAACGGTTTGAGGCGGTCCCTGCACTCAATGAGGTGGCGCAGTGGTTCCCCGATGAGGGGTTCGGTTTTGACCTCAGGAGTCTCGCTGGCTCACGGATCATTCAATCAACGAAGCAGAATGCCCTTGCTCCAACGGCCCATATCTCGAAACGCATCCGAGGTGCCGACCGCGTCCGACTCATCACGTATTCTGTGCTTGCGGACGTCATGGACGAGTGCTGGCGGGGAATCGTCGATGGCGGGCTCGAACTCGAAGGCGTGCTCGATAGTGGAGCGCTCGAGAGCTTCGGAACCGACCCGCAGATACTCGAACAGGCACGAGAAATGATTGAAACCGAGCATTCAGAGGTCTACGTGTACAACGGCGACATCCCGTCTACCGTGTTCATCGTCGACGACGTGGTGCTCCTATGCCTGTCGGGTGGTCAGGGCGCACCGCTCGCGGTGATCGAGACCGACGACGAGGCGGTCCGCTCGTGGGCCGAGTCCACCATCGACGACCTCCGCGACGATGGAGAGCGACTCGACCCGGCCCTGTTCACGGCGTGA
- a CDS encoding selenium-binding family protein: MATDHQHHDHEMDGPGYTTPQAAIEESTPEQVAYVIGLYTGSDVDAPDFIAVVDLDPDSDTYQEIVHRVEMPNRGDELHHFGWNACSSSCHVEGLARQHLVIPGNRSGRIHVVDTADRRNPELLTVIEPEEVHEYDLSGPHTVHCIPDGKILISMTGNADGDLPGGFLELNDEFEIERRWDAPGEIEFNYDFWYQPRHDVMISSEWAAPRTYQPGFDMEDVEAGEYGHRLHFWNWTDRTVEQTVELGEEGLVPLETRFLHSPESVHGYVNAALSSNIFHFWEEDDEYQVEKVIDFESGEHADWDMPVPALPVDILVSMDDRYLFGSNWLQGEVWMYDISDPKTLRKADSISIGGYFGDIREVQGRELVAGPQMLQLSLDGERLYWTTSLYSTWDDQFFPEERERGSVMLKADVNPRKGTMTLDEEFLVDFGELPAGPARAHEIRWPDGDCTSDVWL, translated from the coding sequence ATGGCAACTGATCACCAGCACCACGACCACGAAATGGACGGTCCGGGATACACCACACCCCAGGCCGCAATCGAAGAATCGACCCCAGAACAAGTCGCCTACGTCATCGGGCTCTACACCGGCAGTGACGTCGATGCACCGGACTTCATCGCGGTGGTCGATCTCGACCCGGACTCGGACACCTACCAGGAGATCGTCCACCGTGTCGAGATGCCGAACCGTGGCGACGAACTCCACCACTTCGGCTGGAACGCCTGTTCATCGTCGTGCCACGTCGAAGGGCTGGCGCGCCAACACCTCGTGATCCCCGGTAACCGATCCGGGCGTATCCACGTCGTCGACACGGCGGACCGTCGCAATCCCGAGTTGCTGACGGTTATCGAACCCGAGGAGGTCCACGAGTACGATCTCTCGGGGCCTCACACCGTCCACTGCATCCCTGATGGGAAGATCCTCATCAGCATGACCGGCAACGCCGATGGTGACCTCCCCGGCGGCTTTCTCGAATTGAACGACGAGTTCGAGATCGAACGCCGGTGGGACGCGCCCGGCGAGATCGAGTTCAACTACGACTTCTGGTACCAGCCGCGCCACGACGTGATGATCTCCAGCGAGTGGGCCGCGCCGAGAACATACCAACCGGGTTTCGACATGGAGGACGTCGAGGCCGGGGAGTACGGCCACCGCCTGCACTTCTGGAACTGGACGGATCGGACGGTCGAGCAGACGGTCGAACTAGGCGAAGAGGGGCTCGTCCCCCTGGAGACGCGGTTCCTCCACAGTCCAGAGTCGGTCCACGGGTACGTCAACGCCGCGCTCTCCTCGAACATCTTCCACTTCTGGGAGGAGGATGACGAGTATCAGGTCGAGAAGGTCATCGACTTCGAGTCGGGCGAGCACGCGGACTGGGACATGCCCGTCCCTGCGCTCCCGGTGGATATCCTCGTCTCGATGGACGACCGCTATCTCTTCGGGAGCAATTGGCTCCAAGGCGAGGTCTGGATGTACGACATCAGCGACCCGAAGACGCTACGGAAGGCTGACTCGATCTCCATCGGCGGGTACTTCGGTGACATCCGGGAGGTCCAGGGCCGCGAACTCGTGGCCGGCCCACAGATGCTCCAACTCTCGCTGGACGGCGAGCGCCTCTACTGGACGACATCGCTCTACTCGACGTGGGACGACCAGTTCTTCCCAGAGGAGCGCGAGCGGGGCTCGGTGATGTTGAAGGCCGACGTGAACCCGCGGAAGGGGACGATGACTCTGGACGAGGAGTTCCTCGTCGACTTCGGAGAGTTGCCTGCTGGGCCGGCGCGCGCACACGAGATTCGCTGGCCCGACGGCGACTGCACTAGCGACGTCTGGCTGTAG
- a CDS encoding 2Fe-2S iron-sulfur cluster-binding protein, whose product MAPTPTLTLLWRDGSEEAVRASGESTVLEAAESAAIGLPFGCRTGACGTCAGRSVEGTVQYNRPPRALKTRHSEAGYLLCCIARPLTDCQIEVGADVRAEMVSNPWK is encoded by the coding sequence ATGGCACCCACTCCCACGCTCACCCTCCTGTGGCGGGACGGAAGCGAAGAGGCCGTGCGAGCGAGTGGGGAGAGTACGGTCCTGGAGGCGGCTGAGTCGGCAGCAATCGGCCTGCCGTTCGGATGTCGTACTGGCGCATGCGGTACCTGTGCCGGGCGGTCAGTCGAAGGAACCGTCCAGTATAATCGTCCACCGCGGGCGTTGAAGACCCGGCACAGTGAGGCAGGTTACCTGCTTTGCTGTATCGCCCGACCTCTCACTGACTGCCAAATCGAGGTCGGGGCAGACGTACGGGCAGAAATGGTGTCGAACCCATGGAAGTAA